One segment of Eretmochelys imbricata isolate rEreImb1 chromosome 5, rEreImb1.hap1, whole genome shotgun sequence DNA contains the following:
- the LOC144265403 gene encoding interferon beta-like: MISRSLLQFCLVLLFSSEISCLDCNRLHVLQIRMNSESFEHLEKMGGNFPFQCLNEGIAFKPRDILKLRLSHQENAKVAIQQILQELFHIFNNNLTQAAWNGTSIKEFQNGLHQQIEKLETCLSAEMEKEVTYPGNENLLLTSLKLKRYFQTIEDFLKEKQYSRCAWEIIRVEIPRCFLMLDKLTKRLENEARDASSNDALKTAE; encoded by the exons ATGATCAGCAGGAGTTTGCTGCAATTTTGCCTCGTGCTGCTCTTCTCCAGTGAAATCTCATGTCTGGACTGTAACAGGCTGCATGTTCTACAAATCAGAATGAACAGCGAGAGTTTTGAGCATCTGGAGAAAATGGGTGGCAACTTTCCCTTCCAATGTCTAAATGAAGGGATAGCTTTCAAGCCCAGAGATATCCTCAAGCTCCGACTGTCCCACCAAGAGAATGCCAAGGTAGCCATCCAGCAGATCCTCCAAGAGCTCTTCCATATCTTTAACAACAATCTCACCCAAGCTGCCTGGAATGGGACTTCCATAAAGGAATTCCAAAATGGACTTCACCAGCAGATTGAGAAGCTGGAGACGTGTTTGAGTGCTGAGATGGAAAAGGAGGTAACCTACCCAGGAAATGAGAACCTCCTGCTCACCAGCCTCAAACTGAAGAGATACTTCCAGACAATAGAGGatttcctgaaagaaaagcaatacaGCCGGTGTGCCTGGGAGATCATCCGTGTGGAAATACCCAGATGTTTCCTCATGCTCGACAAACTCACCAAGAGACTTGAAAATGAAG CACGTGATGCTTCCAGTAATGATGCTCTGAAAACAGCTGAATGA
- the LOC144264688 gene encoding interferon beta-like, which translates to MTTRCLLHICLILLFSTEISSQLCTMLHFQQNKVNKESLELLEKVSGNLPSQCINERAAFKPTQDVLQLPVSQKENAKVAIQEILQEIFNIFSKNLTQSAWDGASIVRFQNGLYQQIQRLEACLRAQTEKGLTNPESQDLQITSRRVKKYFQGIDAFLKEKQYSLCAWEIIRMEIPRCFVLIDKLTRRLSN; encoded by the coding sequence ATGACCACCAGGTGTTTGCTGCACATTTGCCTCATACTGCTCTTCTCCACTGAAATCTCATCTCAGCTCTGTACCATGCTTCACTTCCAGCAGAACAAAGTGAACAAAGAGAGCTTGGAGCTTCTGGAGAAAGTGAGCGGAAATCTCCCCTCACAATGCATAAATGAAAGGGCAGCTTTCAAACCCACCCAGGATGTCCTCCAACTCCCAGTGTCCCAGAAGGAGAATGCCAAGGTGGCAATTCAAGAGATCCTCCAAGAGATCTTCAACATCTTTAGCAAAAACCTTACCCAAAGTGCTTGGGATGGGGCTTCCATAGTCAGGTTCCAAAATGGCCTTTACCAGCAAATTCAGCGGCTGGAGGCATGTTTGAGAGCACAGACAGAGAAGGGCTTAACCAACCCAGAAAGTCAGGACCTCCAGATCACCAGTCGGagagtgaaaaaatactttcaggggatagatgctttcctgaaagaaaagcaatacaGCCTGTGTGCCTGGGAGATCATTCGCATGGAAATACCCAGATGTTTTGTACTGATTGACAAACTCACTCGAAGGCTGAGTAACTAA